From one Chanodichthys erythropterus isolate Z2021 chromosome 3, ASM2448905v1, whole genome shotgun sequence genomic stretch:
- the LOC137012992 gene encoding tripartite motif-containing protein 16-like, translating into MAEARISVDQNAFTCPVCLDLLKDPVAIPCGHSYCKSCITGCWDQEDEKRVYSCPQCRQTFSPRPALGKNTILAEVVEKLKKTKLPADCYAGAGDVQCDVCTGRKYKAVKSCLVCQESFCLTHFDRHEEYHSRKPHKVIDATGRLQDMICRKHDKELEMYCFTDQQCICVWCKEYEHKNHNTVSTAAQRTEKQKQLKETQMKIRQRIQQRQKDVQQLREAVESHKRSAQTAVEDSEKIFTELIRSIERSRSEVTQLIRDQEEAAVSRAEVRLERLEQEINDLRRRDAELEQLSHTHDHIHFLQSFQSLSAPPESTDEPDDPFSSLSSFDGMRESVRQLRDKLEDFCKEEIRKISDRVTFTDMNPKTRNDFLQYSQQLTLDLNTVNKFLCLSERNRVITYTDTVQPYPDHPDRFNERCQVLCRESVCGRCYWEIERCGREVCISVSYKSISRKGWGRECLFVYNDQSWMLSCSSSRYSFWHNNIGTALPVKSISSRIGVFVDHSAGTLSFYSVSDTMSLIHTVQTTFTQPLYPGFTVWSSGSSVKLC; encoded by the exons ATGGCAGAAGCCAGGATTTCAGTGGATCAGAATGCGTTCACGTGTCCAGTGTGTCTGGATCTCCTGAAGGATCCAGTGGCCATTCCCTGCGGACACAGTTACTGTAAGAGCTGTATTACAGGCTGTTGGGATCAGGAGGATGAGAAGAGAGTCTACAGCTGTCCTCAGTGCAGACAGACCTTCAGTCCAAGACCTGCTTTAGGTAAAAACACCATTCTGGCTGAAGTGGTGGAGAAACTGAAGAAGACTAAACTTCCTGCTGACTGTTACGCTGGAGCTGGAGACGTGCAGTGTGACGTCTGTACTGGAAGAAAATACAAAGCCGTCAAGTCCTGTCTGGTGTGTCAGGAGTCTTTCTGTCTAACTCATTTTGACCGTCATGAGGAATATCACTCTCGTAAACCACACAAAGTGATCGATGCCACTGGACGACTGCAGGACATGATCTGCCGTAAACATGATAAAGAGCTAGAAATGTACTGTTTCACTGATCAACAATGCATCTGTGTGTGGTGTAAGGAGTATGAACATAAAAACCACAACACTGTATCAACTGCAGCacagaggacagagaaacag AAACAGCTGAAGGAGACGCAGATGAAGATCCGTCAGAGAATCCAGCAGAGACAGAAAGATGTTCAGCAGCTGAGAGAGGCTGTGGAGTCTCATAAG CGCTCTGCACAGACAGCAGTGGAGGACAGTGAGAAGATCTTTACTGAGCTCATCCGCTCCATTGAGAGAAGCCGCTCTGAGGTCACACagctgatcagagatcaggaagAGGCTGCAGTGAGTCGAGCTGAAGTACGACTGGAACGACTGGAGCAGGAGATCAATGATCTGAGGAGGAGAGACGCTGAGCTGGAgcagctttcacacacacatgatCACATCCATTTCCTGCAG AGTTTCCAGTCTCTCTCAGCACCTCCTGAATCTACAGATGAACCCGACGATcccttcagttctctctcctctttTGATGGCATGAGAGAATCTGTCCGTCAGCTGAGAGACAAACTGGAGGATTTCTGCAAAGAGGAGATCAGGAAGATCTCTGACAGAG TCACATTCACCGACATGAATCCCAAGACCAGGAACGACTTTCTACAGT ATTCCCAACAGCTCACtctggatctgaacacagtgAATAAATTCCTCTGTCTCTCTGAGAGGAACAGAGTGATTACTTACACTGACACAGTCCAgccgtatcctgatcatccagacagatttaATGAGAGGTgtcaggtgttgtgtagagagagtgtgtgtggacgctgttactgggagattgagAGGTGTGGGCGTGAAGTGTgtatatcagtgtcatataagagcatcagcaggaaaGGATGGGGTCGTGAGTGTTTGTTTGTATataatgatcagtcctggaTGTTGAGCTGCTCTTCCTCCAGATACTCATTCTGGCACAATAACATAGGCACTGCTCTCCCTGTAAAGTCCATCAGCTCTAGAATAGGAGTGTttgtggatcacagtgcaggaactctgtccttctacagcgtctctgacacaatgagcctcatccacacagtccagaccacattcactcagcCGCTCTATCCTGGGTTTACTGTTTGGTCCTCTGGATCATCAGTGAAACTGTGTTGA